Proteins found in one Clostridia bacterium genomic segment:
- the smpB gene encoding SsrA-binding protein SmpB, which translates to MGSEKTGDSAGEKLVASNRKARHEYFIEETYEAGISLTGTEIQSVRRGRVSLGDAYAEVRGGEMFLVNSHISEWDYGNRLNHDPLRPRRLLLHKHEITRLDSRVREKGYTIIPLRMYLVRGLAKVEIGLARGKKLWDKREDIAKRDADREIERASKSRGRE; encoded by the coding sequence ATGGGTTCCGAGAAGACCGGGGATAGCGCCGGGGAGAAACTGGTGGCTAGCAACAGAAAGGCCAGGCACGAGTATTTCATAGAGGAGACCTACGAGGCCGGGATCTCCCTGACAGGAACGGAGATCCAGAGCGTACGCCGTGGGCGTGTGAGCCTCGGAGACGCCTACGCGGAAGTGCGCGGGGGCGAGATGTTCCTGGTGAACTCCCACATATCCGAGTGGGACTACGGCAACAGGCTTAACCACGACCCACTGCGGCCCCGTCGGCTTCTTCTTCATAAGCACGAGATCACTCGGCTCGACTCGCGGGTCCGCGAGAAAGGCTACACGATCATCCCACTCAGGATGTATCTCGTCCGAGGCCTCGCCAAGGTCGAGATCGGACTTGCCCGCGGGAAGAAACTGTGGGACAAGCGAGAGGATATCGCGAAGCGAGATGCAGACCGCGAGATAGAGAGGGCATCGAAATCGCGAGGGCGAGAGTGA
- a CDS encoding P1 family peptidase gives MHNMTDVGGVLVGHAHDLMALTGCTAVLTPLGAVAGVDVRGSAPGTRETDLMRPCNLVERVHGVMLSGGSAYGLDTASGAMQYLEEQGHGFSTPYGIVPIVGAAVIYDLGVGDPRIRPDAAMGYRACAAASSSPCAEGNVGAGAGATLGKMRGDAHAMKGGVGCYSQEIPRERRGKRVHVGAVVVVNSLGDVVNPWTGAVVAGAYDRNERQFVGPGAGPGSPWVGARGGSAALEAGVAGVNTTIAVVATDAMLDKEGANKVAQMAQDGLARSIIPAHTMYDGDVVFCLSTGSRPLSRDRAADITLIGSYASQVLAMAVVRAAMSAESAGGCPAARDVARSGSDPK, from the coding sequence ATGCACAACATGACTGATGTAGGGGGCGTGCTCGTCGGGCACGCCCATGATCTGATGGCTCTTACGGGCTGCACTGCGGTGTTGACGCCGCTCGGGGCAGTGGCCGGGGTGGACGTGAGAGGCTCGGCGCCCGGAACCCGGGAGACTGATCTGATGCGTCCCTGCAATCTGGTTGAGCGCGTCCATGGAGTGATGCTCTCCGGAGGGAGTGCATACGGGTTGGACACTGCCTCCGGCGCCATGCAGTATCTGGAAGAACAGGGCCACGGCTTCTCAACGCCCTACGGGATCGTTCCCATCGTTGGCGCTGCTGTCATATACGATCTCGGTGTCGGGGATCCCAGAATCAGGCCTGATGCAGCAATGGGCTATAGGGCGTGTGCGGCCGCGTCGTCGTCGCCGTGCGCAGAGGGCAACGTAGGCGCCGGGGCCGGAGCGACCCTCGGAAAGATGCGCGGTGACGCCCACGCGATGAAGGGCGGAGTGGGCTGCTATTCCCAGGAGATTCCAAGAGAGCGTAGGGGCAAGCGAGTGCATGTGGGCGCGGTAGTTGTGGTGAACTCTCTCGGAGACGTGGTGAACCCGTGGACTGGCGCTGTAGTCGCGGGAGCGTACGACAGAAATGAACGGCAGTTTGTGGGGCCCGGGGCTGGACCGGGAAGCCCGTGGGTCGGTGCACGCGGAGGCAGTGCTGCACTCGAGGCGGGAGTCGCGGGGGTCAACACTACTATTGCAGTTGTGGCCACAGATGCTATGCTAGATAAGGAAGGCGCGAACAAGGTCGCCCAAATGGCCCAGGATGGGCTTGCCCGCTCCATCATCCCCGCTCATACCATGTATGACGGGGATGTGGTGTTCTGCCTGTCCACCGGGAGCAGGCCGCTCTCGCGGGATCGGGCAGCGGACATCACCCTGATCGGCTCATATGCTTCGCAGGTGCTCGCGATGGCCGTTGTGAGGGCGGCCATGTCGGCAGAGTCAGCGGGGGGTTGCCCCGCAGCGCGGGATGTGGCAAGGAGCGGCTCGGATCCGAAGTGA
- the secG gene encoding preprotein translocase subunit SecG has translation MFKTLLIILEFLVSIALIAIVILQPSKGEGLGSLGGGSQLFFSKNKGLDAILDKATTWVAVAFLVVSVLFSFV, from the coding sequence TTGTTCAAGACGCTTCTCATCATCCTGGAATTCTTGGTCTCTATCGCGCTCATCGCGATTGTTATCCTCCAGCCGAGCAAGGGCGAGGGGCTTGGTTCGTTGGGCGGTGGCAGCCAGCTTTTCTTTTCTAAGAACAAGGGCCTGGACGCGATCCTCGATAAGGCGACTACATGGGTTGCAGTTGCCTTTCTCGTGGTTTCGGTCCTCTTCTCCTTCGTATAG
- the eno gene encoding phosphopyruvate hydratase, translating to MSTIADIYAREILDSRGNPTVEVEVTLADDTVGRACVPSGASTGQHEALELRDGEHERYLGRGVAKAVDNVNGPIADEIVGMDAREQALVDLTMLELDGTPNKGKLGANAILGVSLAVARAAADYVGLPLFQYLGGVNARTLPVPMMNILNGGKHADNNVDIQEFMIAPAGADSFSDALRIGAEVYHSLKSVLKKRNLSTAVGDEGGFAPNLNSNEDAIAAIVEAIEKAGYTPGEDVYVALDVAATELFRDGRYALEGEGKELDAAGLVSYYEALVGKYPIISIEDGLAEDDWDGWKMATSRLGGKVQLVGDDLFVTNVERIERGIKMGVANSVLIKVNQIGTLTETLDAIEMAKRAGYTAVVSHRSGETEDTTISDIVVAMNTGLIKSGAPARTERVAKYNQLLRIQDVLGDAAMYSGMDSFYSIR from the coding sequence ATGTCCACGATCGCTGACATATACGCACGTGAGATCCTCGATTCCAGGGGCAATCCCACCGTCGAGGTGGAGGTGACCCTGGCTGATGACACTGTGGGGAGGGCCTGCGTGCCATCAGGCGCATCCACCGGACAGCATGAGGCGCTGGAGCTTCGCGATGGCGAGCACGAGCGGTATCTCGGCCGCGGTGTCGCGAAGGCCGTGGATAACGTGAACGGCCCTATTGCCGATGAGATAGTGGGGATGGACGCGAGGGAGCAGGCGCTGGTAGACCTGACCATGTTGGAACTGGATGGCACTCCCAACAAGGGCAAACTCGGCGCGAATGCCATTCTTGGAGTGTCGCTGGCAGTGGCTCGCGCTGCCGCCGACTATGTTGGCCTCCCCCTCTTTCAGTATCTCGGCGGAGTGAATGCACGCACCTTGCCGGTGCCAATGATGAACATCCTGAACGGCGGCAAGCATGCCGATAACAACGTGGATATCCAGGAGTTCATGATCGCCCCGGCCGGCGCAGATAGCTTCTCCGACGCGCTCCGTATTGGCGCCGAGGTGTACCATTCGCTCAAGTCGGTCCTGAAGAAGCGAAACCTGTCAACCGCCGTGGGTGATGAAGGAGGTTTCGCTCCCAATCTGAACTCCAACGAAGATGCAATCGCAGCAATCGTTGAGGCCATCGAGAAGGCAGGCTACACCCCTGGCGAGGATGTGTACGTGGCTTTGGATGTGGCCGCCACGGAGCTGTTCCGGGACGGCAGGTACGCACTGGAGGGAGAGGGAAAGGAACTCGATGCGGCAGGCCTCGTGTCGTACTACGAGGCGCTGGTTGGGAAGTACCCGATCATCTCCATCGAAGACGGCCTTGCCGAAGATGACTGGGACGGCTGGAAGATGGCGACCTCCAGGTTGGGCGGAAAGGTGCAACTGGTAGGTGACGACCTGTTCGTGACGAATGTGGAACGAATCGAGCGCGGGATCAAGATGGGAGTAGCCAATTCGGTACTGATCAAGGTCAATCAGATCGGCACGCTTACCGAGACTCTTGATGCGATCGAAATGGCCAAGCGGGCGGGCTACACTGCAGTAGTCTCACACCGATCCGGCGAGACTGAAGACACAACCATCTCCGACATCGTGGTGGCCATGAACACCGGCCTGATAAAGTCGGGGGCTCCAGCCAGGACGGAGCGTGTAGCCAAGTACAATCAGCTTCTTCGGATCCAGGACGTGCTCGGCGACGCAGCGATGTATTCTGGAATGGACTCGTTCTACTCCATAAGGTAG
- a CDS encoding phosphoglycerate kinase, whose translation MTCGDVEVMGKRVFVRVDFNVPMDDGRRITDDRRIAAAVPTIKDLAGRGAKVILASHLGRPKGKFDPSATMDPIAVRLSELLGSPVRKLDDCVGPEVERAVAEMNPGDVVLLENVRFHKEEEANDPEFAQALASLADLFVNDAFGAAHRAHASTEGIARHIPGVAGLLLEKEISTMGRALADPARPFIAILGGAKVADKIGVIDNLLNKVNGLLIGGGMANTFLKAKGYEIGASILDPDHVGYAGEVLAKATERGIMFEIPTDVVAAERFAVDSPHKVVRVDQIPPEWRVLDIGPETSGRFAAIIRGAGTIIWNGPMGVFEMAPFASGTREIARAMAASRGVTIVGGGDSAAACEQFGLADRMTHVSTGGGASLEFLEGRVLPGVAALRDNGDTEGLK comes from the coding sequence ATGACCTGCGGCGACGTCGAGGTGATGGGGAAGCGAGTTTTCGTACGCGTGGATTTCAATGTCCCCATGGATGACGGACGCCGAATCACCGATGATAGAAGAATAGCTGCCGCAGTTCCCACTATCAAGGATCTGGCTGGGAGGGGGGCGAAGGTCATACTCGCTTCCCACCTGGGTCGTCCTAAGGGCAAGTTCGATCCGTCTGCAACCATGGATCCCATCGCTGTCCGCCTATCTGAGCTTCTTGGATCGCCTGTTCGGAAGCTCGATGACTGCGTTGGGCCCGAGGTGGAGCGCGCAGTAGCCGAGATGAATCCAGGGGATGTCGTGCTCTTGGAGAATGTCCGCTTTCACAAGGAAGAGGAGGCGAACGACCCTGAGTTTGCACAGGCCTTAGCATCCCTTGCGGACCTGTTCGTGAACGACGCGTTCGGCGCCGCCCACAGGGCGCATGCATCTACCGAGGGCATAGCTAGGCACATCCCTGGAGTGGCTGGATTGCTCTTGGAGAAGGAGATCTCCACGATGGGGCGGGCTCTGGCTGATCCCGCGCGCCCATTCATAGCCATTCTTGGCGGCGCCAAGGTCGCGGACAAGATCGGAGTCATCGACAACCTCCTCAATAAGGTGAATGGGTTGCTCATTGGCGGCGGAATGGCGAATACTTTCCTCAAAGCAAAAGGGTACGAGATTGGCGCCTCAATCCTGGACCCGGACCATGTGGGCTACGCCGGAGAAGTGCTGGCCAAGGCCACGGAGCGGGGGATCATGTTCGAGATTCCAACAGATGTCGTGGCGGCGGAGAGGTTCGCCGTTGACTCGCCTCACAAGGTGGTCCGTGTTGACCAGATACCTCCGGAGTGGAGGGTGCTGGATATCGGCCCTGAAACATCCGGCCGATTTGCTGCGATCATCCGTGGAGCGGGAACGATCATCTGGAATGGCCCAATGGGCGTGTTCGAGATGGCGCCATTTGCATCCGGCACTCGAGAGATCGCACGAGCGATGGCAGCGTCAAGAGGGGTGACCATCGTGGGAGGGGGCGATTCCGCCGCTGCATGCGAGCAGTTCGGATTGGCCGACAGGATGACCCACGTGTCAACTGGCGGCGGGGCTTCCCTGGAGTTCCTGGAGGGCAGGGTGTTGCCTGGCGTGGCCGCTCTTCGGGATAATGGCGATACGGAGGGGTTGAAGTGA
- a CDS encoding ECF transporter S component — translation MKIQTEQIAISGVLSALTLALGATGIGFVPVPTPAGAATLMHLPVILAGILEGPTVGAFVGFLFGLFTFRFLGDFRVVIPARLLIGPAAYIVFAACRRAAWSIPAAAALGSAVNTVGTLALAVTFGYIPLTSTGQTIGAITIAAVQGIPEALAAAVIVTPVVLAVRRVGFGNGPR, via the coding sequence ATGAAGATCCAGACCGAGCAAATCGCCATCTCTGGAGTTTTGAGCGCGCTGACCCTTGCCTTGGGCGCCACGGGAATCGGGTTTGTGCCTGTTCCCACGCCGGCTGGAGCTGCCACTCTTATGCATCTTCCCGTGATACTCGCAGGCATTCTCGAGGGACCTACAGTTGGGGCATTCGTCGGGTTCCTGTTCGGCCTGTTCACGTTCAGATTTCTCGGTGATTTTCGCGTCGTGATTCCCGCGAGGCTTCTCATCGGCCCTGCAGCTTACATCGTATTCGCGGCATGCCGAAGGGCCGCGTGGTCTATCCCTGCAGCCGCTGCTCTCGGCAGTGCGGTGAACACCGTGGGCACACTGGCCCTCGCGGTCACCTTCGGTTACATCCCGTTGACGAGCACGGGGCAGACCATAGGCGCCATCACCATTGCGGCAGTTCAGGGCATTCCGGAGGCGCTTGCGGCTGCGGTGATAGTCACACCAGTCGTGCTTGCAGTCCGAAGAGTCGGGTTCGGGAATGGACCAAGGTAG
- a CDS encoding AMP-binding protein, producing MDLIGGLSSRVRRNPCGVALVSGDRSITYGELWARVTEHARDLQDAGIRRGQRVLIPMGNSIEFALAYYSTMAAHAVAVPVNPTFRRDELRAIMADCRGVAIVMAHPSSSALREAVEGASTRFGAIVMARGSTWEFATTGSCDGTGQHTNDGGSADPADDDLTEQGVDVIIYTSGTTGRPKGVMLTGAGLAANALSFGKAIGCEEHDVHLAVLPMFHSFGATVALNMPLLTGGRAVIAPQFIPAAIARLAVASGSTVLAGVPTMLLSLTVDRGVDPAAFRGLRACISGGAALPQDGFDAFEAKFGIRISEGYGLTEASPVVSVNPVGSGVKRGSVGIPIPGVTVRIVDEMGADALTGEAGEITVGSPGVMTGYFGNHGETSAVMDGAWLRTGDIGRVDSDGYLYVADRAKDMINVAGYKVCPREVEEILRLHPAVQDAIVVGRPDPLRGETVAAHVAIRPGMAVDAAELASFCRRRLANYKTPTQVVLCDSVPRDGAGKPLRRAIRAADRGARGGQSPHPQSSEG from the coding sequence GTGGATCTCATCGGCGGACTATCATCGAGAGTCAGGCGCAATCCCTGCGGGGTGGCCTTGGTCTCAGGAGATCGCAGCATCACCTATGGGGAGCTATGGGCACGCGTGACAGAGCATGCCCGGGATCTGCAGGATGCGGGCATACGCAGAGGGCAGCGCGTGCTCATACCAATGGGGAACAGCATCGAGTTCGCTTTAGCCTACTACTCCACCATGGCGGCGCACGCTGTTGCGGTCCCTGTCAATCCCACGTTTCGGCGGGATGAACTCAGAGCCATCATGGCGGACTGCCGAGGCGTGGCCATAGTAATGGCTCATCCGAGTTCCAGTGCCCTGCGCGAGGCAGTTGAGGGCGCCTCCACCCGTTTCGGCGCCATAGTGATGGCGCGCGGGAGCACCTGGGAGTTCGCGACGACTGGCAGCTGCGACGGTACGGGGCAGCACACGAATGACGGTGGATCGGCCGACCCCGCTGATGACGATCTCACAGAGCAAGGCGTTGACGTCATCATATACACGTCTGGCACGACAGGCAGGCCCAAGGGCGTGATGCTGACTGGGGCCGGCCTAGCTGCGAACGCGTTGTCATTCGGAAAAGCGATTGGCTGCGAAGAGCATGATGTGCATCTTGCCGTGCTTCCTATGTTCCACTCGTTCGGGGCCACGGTGGCGCTGAACATGCCTCTTCTAACAGGAGGGAGAGCAGTGATCGCGCCGCAGTTTATCCCGGCGGCCATCGCAAGGCTGGCAGTTGCGTCAGGGTCGACTGTGCTCGCGGGAGTGCCCACGATGCTCCTTTCGCTCACTGTGGATCGGGGTGTCGATCCCGCGGCCTTTCGTGGGCTGCGCGCCTGCATTTCCGGGGGGGCCGCTCTTCCCCAGGATGGATTCGACGCCTTTGAAGCCAAGTTTGGCATTAGGATATCCGAGGGCTACGGGCTGACCGAGGCCTCGCCTGTGGTGTCGGTGAATCCGGTGGGCTCAGGTGTGAAACGTGGCTCTGTGGGAATCCCCATACCCGGGGTGACAGTGCGCATCGTCGACGAGATGGGCGCAGACGCTCTCACAGGTGAGGCCGGGGAGATCACAGTGGGAAGTCCCGGGGTAATGACAGGCTACTTCGGAAATCATGGCGAGACAAGCGCTGTGATGGATGGGGCGTGGCTTCGAACCGGGGACATCGGACGGGTGGATTCAGACGGATACCTGTACGTGGCCGACAGGGCCAAGGACATGATCAACGTGGCGGGCTACAAGGTATGCCCGCGCGAAGTTGAGGAGATCCTGAGGCTTCACCCGGCGGTTCAGGATGCGATAGTTGTCGGCAGGCCGGACCCGCTTCGGGGTGAGACTGTGGCGGCTCACGTAGCGATCAGGCCCGGCATGGCGGTTGATGCGGCGGAACTCGCCTCCTTCTGCAGGCGGCGCCTGGCGAACTACAAGACGCCGACGCAGGTTGTTCTGTGTGACTCGGTTCCGCGGGATGGCGCGGGAAAGCCTCTTCGAAGAGCGATCCGCGCCGCCGACAGGGGGGCGCGCGGTGGTCAGAGCCCGCATCCACAGAGCTCGGAAGGCTGA
- the gap gene encoding type I glyceraldehyde-3-phosphate dehydrogenase, with protein sequence MAVKVGINGFGRIGRLVFRAAQARKDIEIVAVNDLTDPKTNAHLLKYDSIHGILDGKIAAGEDYIEVDGKKVGVYKEKDPSKLPWGDLGVDIVIESTGIFRSKEKASLHLAGGAKKVIITAPAKNEDITIVMGVNEKKYDPAKHNIISNASCTTNCLAPVAKVLLDSFGIRRGLMTTVHSYTNDQRILDLAHDDLRRARAAAMSMIPTTTGAASAVALVLPELKGKLNGFSLRVPTPNVSVVDLVADLEKKASVEQVNSALRAAAEGALAGILDYTEEELVSHDFNHNAHSSIVDALCTMVMDGDMVKVVAWYDNEWGYSNRVVDLTSYVAKSM encoded by the coding sequence ATGGCAGTTAAGGTAGGAATCAACGGTTTCGGAAGAATCGGAAGGTTGGTATTCAGGGCGGCGCAGGCCCGTAAGGACATCGAGATCGTGGCAGTGAACGATCTTACCGACCCCAAGACCAATGCGCACCTTCTCAAGTACGACTCGATTCATGGTATTCTCGATGGGAAGATCGCAGCAGGAGAGGACTACATAGAGGTCGATGGCAAGAAGGTAGGAGTATACAAGGAGAAAGACCCTTCGAAGCTTCCCTGGGGGGATCTGGGCGTCGATATCGTCATTGAGTCAACAGGCATTTTCCGGTCCAAGGAGAAGGCATCATTGCATCTGGCAGGAGGCGCCAAGAAGGTCATCATCACAGCTCCTGCCAAGAACGAAGATATCACCATCGTGATGGGCGTGAACGAGAAGAAGTACGATCCTGCCAAGCACAACATCATCTCCAATGCATCATGCACCACAAACTGCCTGGCGCCTGTGGCAAAGGTTCTGCTGGATTCGTTCGGAATCAGGCGCGGGCTGATGACCACGGTGCACTCCTACACCAACGACCAGCGGATACTGGACCTAGCGCACGATGATCTGAGGCGAGCAAGGGCCGCCGCCATGTCGATGATCCCCACTACTACTGGTGCGGCCTCTGCGGTTGCGCTTGTTCTACCTGAGCTGAAGGGCAAACTGAATGGTTTCTCACTCAGGGTTCCCACACCGAATGTTTCCGTTGTCGATCTAGTAGCGGATCTGGAGAAGAAGGCCAGTGTGGAACAGGTCAACTCCGCGCTCAGAGCGGCGGCCGAAGGCGCCCTCGCGGGGATTCTCGACTACACCGAGGAGGAGTTGGTCTCCCACGATTTCAACCACAACGCCCATTCCTCAATCGTGGATGCTCTCTGCACCATGGTGATGGATGGAGACATGGTGAAGGTGGTCGCCTGGTACGACAATGAGTGGGGCTACTCCAACCGCGTAGTCGACCTGACCAGCTACGTTGCAAAGTCCATGTAG
- a CDS encoding sugar-binding domain-containing protein, giving the protein MLDVIALQRRVAPELTDRMVLRYSILRHVGYAQPIGRRALADRLCQAERAVRREEALLRSAGLVRVAPDGIRLTPDGEDILWDLAEYVRKLAGMSELEEIIKREFGLERAIVVAGDSDLDGVVKRDMARAGASVLREVIRDGDVVAVTGGTTMAAVASEAVEASGKRDVVVAPARGGLGEDVEKQADTVAAALAKKLGGAYKLLNLPDDLGSESAATVLAEPRIRNVLETIRSARVVLHGVGTAEEMARRRNITSAEVKQILGLGAVGEAFGFYFDAGGKVVYVTSSLGLRLSDLALVETVISVGGGASKAEALASVLRNGFSHIAVTDEGAARRMISLMAGASEPDRQNR; this is encoded by the coding sequence ATGCTGGATGTCATCGCGCTTCAACGTCGAGTTGCTCCTGAACTCACAGATCGGATGGTGCTGAGATACAGCATCCTGCGCCACGTAGGCTACGCACAACCTATCGGAAGACGGGCCCTGGCTGACAGGCTCTGCCAGGCAGAGCGCGCCGTCAGGCGAGAGGAGGCCCTCCTTAGGTCTGCGGGGTTGGTGCGCGTGGCGCCGGACGGCATCCGCCTTACTCCAGATGGAGAGGATATCCTGTGGGATCTCGCGGAGTACGTACGAAAGCTTGCTGGCATGAGCGAGCTGGAGGAGATCATCAAACGCGAGTTCGGCTTGGAGCGGGCCATCGTGGTTGCCGGCGATTCCGACCTCGATGGTGTTGTGAAGCGCGACATGGCTAGAGCAGGCGCATCGGTGCTTCGCGAGGTCATCCGCGATGGCGACGTGGTGGCTGTGACCGGCGGAACCACTATGGCGGCCGTGGCGTCGGAGGCTGTCGAGGCTTCTGGCAAACGGGATGTAGTGGTGGCGCCGGCAAGGGGCGGACTCGGAGAAGATGTGGAGAAGCAGGCTGATACTGTGGCGGCGGCACTTGCGAAGAAGCTGGGCGGCGCCTATAAGTTGCTCAATCTCCCTGACGATCTGGGGAGCGAGTCGGCGGCGACGGTTCTCGCAGAGCCTCGCATACGAAACGTGTTGGAAACCATCCGCAGCGCCCGGGTGGTGCTTCACGGGGTCGGAACAGCGGAAGAGATGGCCCGCAGAAGAAACATCACATCGGCCGAGGTCAAGCAGATCCTGGGGCTTGGCGCAGTCGGGGAGGCGTTCGGGTTCTACTTCGATGCTGGCGGCAAGGTCGTGTATGTGACATCAAGCCTTGGACTGCGTCTTTCTGACCTTGCACTGGTGGAGACCGTTATATCAGTTGGGGGCGGAGCAAGCAAGGCGGAGGCCCTGGCGTCCGTCCTCAGGAACGGCTTCTCCCACATTGCAGTCACGGACGAGGGCGCCGCTAGACGCATGATCAGCCTCATGGCGGGTGCATCTGAACCAGACAGGCAAAATCGGTAG
- a CDS encoding HDIG domain-containing protein encodes MTRDEALAAVEANVKNKNLVKHMISAEICMKALAARLGENEDAWGLAGLLHDIDYDTVGTDPARHSLLGADMVEALGVEGDVVYAIKVHNDCHGLPRVSMMDKALYAVDPLTGLIVASALIHPAKRLNAIDTGFVVNRYHEKGFARGARREQIAACAEFGMELPEFIEVCLTAMQAHASELGL; translated from the coding sequence ATGACAAGGGATGAAGCACTGGCCGCAGTTGAGGCCAACGTAAAGAACAAGAACCTGGTGAAGCACATGATCAGCGCGGAGATATGCATGAAGGCTCTTGCGGCGAGGCTTGGCGAGAACGAGGATGCGTGGGGGCTCGCCGGATTGCTCCACGATATCGACTACGACACAGTTGGAACCGACCCCGCCAGGCACTCGTTGTTAGGAGCGGACATGGTGGAGGCGTTGGGCGTCGAGGGCGACGTGGTGTACGCCATAAAGGTGCACAACGACTGCCACGGACTGCCGAGAGTGTCGATGATGGACAAGGCGCTGTACGCAGTTGACCCATTGACTGGCCTGATAGTGGCTTCTGCTCTCATTCATCCCGCCAAGAGATTGAACGCGATCGACACGGGTTTTGTGGTCAACAGATATCATGAGAAAGGCTTCGCTAGGGGTGCGCGGAGGGAGCAGATCGCCGCCTGCGCCGAGTTCGGCATGGAGTTGCCGGAGTTCATAGAGGTGTGCCTCACTGCCATGCAGGCACATGCTTCAGAGCTCGGCCTGTAG
- the tpiA gene encoding triose-phosphate isomerase: protein MRRSIVAGNWKMHKTIPEGLALASELANRSNELTGECEVVLCPPFTALAAIAERVSGSGIEVGAQNVHWEAKGAFTGEVSCTMLVDAGCRWVVIGHSERRAMFGETDATVNQKVKAAMAAGLLPIVCVGETLEQRELGITDDVVRRQVEGAVVGLPAVAAAKLVVAYEPVWAIGAGRASNGEDANAVASGIRSALLRLYSSEVAQAVRIQYGGSVKASNMAEFARQPEIDGALVGGASLEASDFARIIQATIESKRLR, encoded by the coding sequence GTGAGACGCAGTATCGTGGCTGGCAACTGGAAAATGCACAAGACGATCCCGGAGGGACTCGCCCTCGCCTCCGAACTCGCCAACAGATCCAACGAGCTGACTGGCGAATGTGAAGTGGTGCTATGCCCGCCATTCACCGCTCTGGCCGCGATTGCCGAGAGGGTGTCAGGCTCCGGAATAGAGGTTGGCGCCCAGAACGTACACTGGGAGGCCAAGGGCGCTTTCACCGGAGAAGTGTCTTGCACGATGCTTGTTGACGCAGGCTGTCGGTGGGTGGTCATCGGACACTCTGAGAGGCGTGCGATGTTTGGGGAGACTGACGCTACGGTGAATCAGAAGGTGAAAGCGGCCATGGCGGCCGGGCTTCTGCCCATCGTGTGTGTTGGAGAGACCCTAGAACAGCGAGAACTTGGAATCACTGACGATGTCGTTAGGCGACAGGTGGAAGGGGCCGTCGTGGGCCTTCCTGCAGTGGCTGCGGCGAAGCTGGTAGTTGCCTATGAACCTGTGTGGGCCATAGGCGCCGGACGCGCCTCAAATGGGGAGGACGCAAATGCCGTGGCCTCTGGAATCAGGAGCGCGCTGCTACGGCTGTATTCCTCAGAGGTGGCGCAGGCTGTGAGGATTCAGTACGGCGGCAGTGTGAAGGCGTCGAACATGGCGGAGTTTGCTCGGCAGCCTGAGATCGACGGAGCGCTCGTTGGAGGAGCAAGCCTTGAGGCATCGGATTTCGCCCGGATCATACAGGCCACAATAGAATCGAAGAGACTGCGCTAA